Proteins from a genomic interval of Tachyglossus aculeatus isolate mTacAcu1 chromosome 8, mTacAcu1.pri, whole genome shotgun sequence:
- the LOC119931745 gene encoding vomeronasal type-1 receptor 100-like, which produces MSIDVAQEVCFLFQNGVGIIGNSLLNMLYLSSFLLGSKPKPTDLVIIHLAIVHTVMLLTRWITRTAGILGLWLLRTNTECKLFAYVYRITRGLSICITSLLSVVQAITISPTTAYFFQLKVHIPTFILPVLAILWIPNMLISTNLLYQVVASHNATSIEGNCYIVPLNKLLEGQILTFMALRDIPSLGLMSCSSGYMILRLHRHRHQVKHLHSNSQAHKTSPERRATETIVLLVSCFVVFYCGDFVLSLFIATSMKNNIIFLNISMFVVSGYATVSPFVLLTCDRRVIKFLGDFLRNKT; this is translated from the coding sequence ATGAGCATTGACGTGGCTCAGGAAGTCTGTTTCCTCTTCCAGAACGGAGTAGGTATCATCGGGAACTCCCTTCTCAACATGCTTTACCTCTCCTCATTCCTCCTGGGTTCCAAACCAAAGCCCACAGACCTGGTCATCATTCATCTAGCTATAGTCCACACCGTGATGCTTCTTACCAGGTGGATTACCAGAACAGCAGGAATACTGGGGCTGTGGCTATTACGGACGAATACTGAGTGTAAGCTGTTTGCCTATGTCTACCGCATCACCCGGGGCCTCTCCATCTGTATCACTTCCCTACTGAGCGTGGttcaggccatcaccatcagtcctACCACCGCCTACTTTTTCCAGCTCAAAGTTCACATCCCAACCTTCATCCTCCCAGTCTTAGCCATCTTGTGGATTCCAAACATGCTGATAAGCACCAACCTTTTGTACCAAGTGGTCGCTTCACATAATGCAACCAGCATTGAGGGCAATTGTTACATTGTGCCCTTaaacaaactccttgagggtcagATTCTCACCTTCATGGCTCTCCGTGACATCCCCTCTCTGGGGCTAATGAGCTGCTCTAGTGGCTACATGATCCTCCGCCTGCATCGACACAGGCACCAAGTCAAGCATCTCCACAGTAACAGCCAAGCCCATAAAACATCACCAGAAAGACGAGCCACCGAGACCATTGTGCTGCTTGTGAGCTGCTTTGTAGTCTTCTACTGTGGAGACTTTGTCCTTTCCCTCTTTATAGCTACATCCATGAAGAATAACATCATCTTCTTGAATATTAGCATGTTTGTGGTCAGTGGATACGCGACTGTCAGCCCCTTTGTCTTGCTCACCTGTGACAGAAGAGTCATCAAGTTCCTGGGTGATTTTCTGAGGAATAAGACCTGA